A region from the Stygiolobus caldivivus genome encodes:
- a CDS encoding RtcB family protein: MPNIQPKRVNTYEWKIEKGTQECMRVPVTVFADDVLIEKMKQDLTLKQAMNVACLQGVQESVYVLPDGHQGYGFPIGGIAASAIDEEGVVSPGGIGYDINCGVRLLRTNLDYKDVKDKLKDLVEEIYRNVPSGVGSEGKVKLTLQQLDNVLAEGVKWAVENGYGWDRDMEHIEQHGSWNLADPSKVSPIAKQRGHTQLGTLGAGNHFLEIQVVDKIYDPEVAKAIGITHEGQVTVMVHTGSRGLGHQVASDYLQVMERAMKKYGIHVPDRELAAIPFNTREAQDYIHAMVSAANFAWTNRQMIAHWVRESFGRVFRIDPEKLDLNIIYDVAHNIAKIEEYDIEGKRKKVLVHRKGATRAFPPGSPEIPPDHRNTGQIVLIPGSMGTASYVMAGIPEGRKTWFTAPHGAGRWMSREAAVRSYPVNNVVQNLEQKGIVIRAATKRVVAEEAPGAYKDVDRVAKVAHEVKIAKLVARLRPIGVTKG, from the coding sequence ATGCCGAATATTCAACCCAAAAGGGTTAACACTTACGAATGGAAAATTGAAAAAGGGACGCAAGAGTGTATGAGAGTACCCGTTACAGTATTTGCTGATGACGTATTAATCGAGAAAATGAAACAGGACTTAACACTAAAACAAGCGATGAACGTTGCTTGTTTACAGGGAGTTCAAGAGTCAGTTTATGTCTTACCGGATGGCCATCAGGGTTATGGGTTTCCAATCGGTGGAATAGCGGCCTCAGCAATAGATGAAGAAGGCGTAGTTTCACCTGGAGGAATAGGATATGATATTAATTGCGGTGTTAGGTTACTTAGGACTAACCTTGACTACAAGGACGTGAAAGATAAACTAAAAGACCTTGTTGAAGAAATCTATAGGAACGTACCGAGCGGAGTAGGAAGTGAGGGGAAAGTTAAGTTAACATTACAACAGTTAGATAATGTATTAGCAGAAGGAGTGAAGTGGGCTGTTGAGAACGGGTATGGTTGGGACAGGGATATGGAGCATATAGAGCAGCACGGGAGTTGGAATCTGGCAGACCCCTCTAAAGTTAGTCCAATTGCAAAACAGAGAGGTCATACCCAATTAGGTACACTTGGTGCCGGAAACCATTTCTTAGAAATACAAGTTGTGGATAAGATTTACGACCCTGAAGTAGCAAAAGCTATAGGTATAACCCATGAGGGACAAGTAACTGTAATGGTGCACACTGGCTCCAGAGGATTAGGACATCAAGTAGCCAGCGATTACTTACAAGTAATGGAGAGGGCTATGAAAAAATATGGTATACATGTCCCCGACAGGGAGCTTGCTGCTATACCTTTTAACACTAGGGAAGCCCAGGACTATATCCATGCTATGGTTTCCGCTGCTAACTTTGCTTGGACTAACAGGCAGATGATAGCCCATTGGGTTAGAGAGAGTTTCGGTAGAGTTTTCAGGATAGACCCAGAAAAATTAGACTTAAATATAATTTATGATGTTGCACATAATATAGCTAAAATTGAAGAATATGATATTGAAGGAAAAAGGAAGAAAGTTTTAGTTCACAGGAAAGGTGCGACCAGGGCTTTTCCGCCGGGTAGCCCTGAAATCCCTCCTGACCACAGAAACACGGGACAGATAGTGCTCATTCCCGGGAGTATGGGGACTGCGAGTTATGTGATGGCAGGGATACCAGAAGGTAGGAAGACATGGTTTACGGCACCTCACGGTGCAGGAAGGTGGATGTCCAGAGAAGCTGCTGTAAGGAGTTACCCAGTAAACAATGTAGTACAGAACCTAGAGCAGAAAGGGATCGTAATAAGGGCTGCCACTAAAAGAGTAGTTGCTGAAGAGGCACCAGGTGCTTATAAGGATGTTGATAGAGTTGCTAAGGTAGCTCATGAGGTTAAAATAGCTAAGCTCGTAGCCAGGCTGAGGCCAATAGGTGTGACCAAAGGATGA
- a CDS encoding translation initiation factor IF-5A, giving the protein MSIQYTTVGDLKVGSYVVIDGEPCRVVDITKAKTGKHGSAKANVVAIGIFTGQKRTIMAPVDQQVEVPIIEKHVGQILADKGDTVQIMDLESYETFDIERPKEAELSDKIRPGAEVEYWDVMGRRKIVRVK; this is encoded by the coding sequence GTGAGCATTCAATATACTACAGTTGGCGATTTAAAAGTTGGAAGTTATGTAGTTATAGATGGAGAGCCTTGTAGGGTTGTGGACATAACAAAAGCTAAAACGGGGAAACACGGGAGCGCAAAGGCTAACGTAGTGGCAATAGGAATTTTTACTGGGCAAAAAAGGACTATAATGGCACCTGTAGATCAGCAAGTCGAAGTCCCTATAATCGAGAAACATGTGGGGCAGATCCTCGCCGATAAAGGTGATACAGTCCAAATAATGGATTTGGAAAGCTATGAGACATTTGATATTGAGAGACCTAAGGAAGCAGAACTTTCAGATAAGATAAGGCCTGGGGCAGAAGTAGAATACTGGGATGTAATGGGACGTAGAAAAATTGTAAGGGTTAAATAA
- a CDS encoding DNA topoisomerase IV subunit A, with protein sequence MTELTSKVDREARKKASQVLRDSFLKVVEQINKGEPPIMDIPKRTLSNTVYDEKRGLLILGKDKLKRNFLDLNEAKRFMQTTLMASIIYDALINDEYPTIRDLYYRGKHSIILKGPNKTYEENTWDEQKESDSVIVDIEVFTNLLREDMLILSKEKGKVVGDMQIRSGNDVIDLSKMGHGAYAIEPTPDLIDFVNVNAEFVLVVEKDAVFQQLHRAGFWRQYKAILITSAGQPDRATRRFVRRLNEELKLPVYILTDADPYGWYIYSVFRIGSISLSYESERLATPNAKFLGVSMTDIFGDRNKKAYLSEQERRNYIIKAKDADVKRALEIKNYDWFKTKGWQHEIEIFLDKKSKLEIEAMASKGLKFLAFQYIPEKIKTGDFVS encoded by the coding sequence ATGACGGAGCTTACATCTAAAGTAGACCGTGAAGCTAGGAAGAAGGCTTCTCAGGTTCTTAGGGACTCTTTCCTTAAAGTAGTGGAGCAGATAAACAAAGGAGAACCCCCTATAATGGACATACCGAAGAGGACGTTATCAAATACTGTATATGACGAAAAGAGGGGCTTGTTAATATTAGGCAAAGACAAGTTAAAGAGAAACTTTCTAGATTTAAATGAGGCTAAGCGTTTCATGCAAACTACCTTGATGGCTAGTATAATATATGATGCACTCATTAACGACGAATACCCAACAATACGTGATCTCTATTACAGAGGAAAACACTCGATAATTCTCAAAGGACCTAATAAAACTTATGAGGAGAACACATGGGATGAACAGAAGGAATCTGATAGTGTAATTGTAGATATTGAGGTATTTACAAATCTACTTAGAGAAGATATGCTGATCCTCAGCAAAGAGAAAGGAAAAGTTGTGGGTGATATGCAGATAAGGAGCGGAAACGACGTTATTGACTTAAGCAAGATGGGACACGGAGCGTACGCTATTGAGCCGACACCGGACTTAATCGATTTTGTAAATGTAAATGCTGAATTCGTATTAGTCGTAGAGAAAGACGCAGTGTTTCAACAACTCCATAGGGCCGGTTTTTGGAGACAATACAAGGCTATTCTGATCACTAGTGCAGGTCAACCAGATAGGGCAACAAGGAGGTTTGTAAGGAGGCTAAATGAGGAGCTTAAACTCCCAGTTTACATCTTAACTGATGCTGACCCTTACGGATGGTATATTTATAGTGTGTTCAGGATAGGTTCTATTTCATTATCATATGAAAGCGAAAGGTTGGCAACACCTAATGCTAAATTCTTAGGTGTTTCAATGACAGATATTTTCGGGGATAGGAACAAGAAGGCTTATCTTTCGGAGCAGGAGAGGAGGAATTACATTATAAAGGCTAAAGATGCTGACGTTAAAAGGGCTTTAGAAATTAAGAATTATGACTGGTTTAAGACGAAGGGGTGGCAACATGAAATCGAGATCTTTCTTGATAAGAAATCGAAGCTAGAGATAGAAGCAATGGCTAGTAAGGGGTTAAAGTTCTTAGCTTTCCAATATATTCCTGAGAAAATTAAGACCGGCGATTTTGTCAGTTAG
- a CDS encoding ribonuclease P subunit p25 family protein: protein MSEKKPNEIIVGRTKSIEDYVLDIITMFNQGSQEVEVKGNGFEINKVVDIYNQLVERLKEGVKLEKIDIGSEVKDKRRVSYLLLKLRRVY from the coding sequence ATGAGTGAGAAAAAACCTAACGAGATTATAGTTGGGAGGACTAAAAGTATAGAAGATTATGTCTTAGATATAATAACAATGTTCAACCAAGGTTCCCAAGAAGTAGAAGTAAAAGGGAATGGCTTTGAGATAAATAAGGTAGTAGATATATATAACCAACTCGTGGAACGACTAAAAGAAGGAGTAAAATTAGAGAAAATTGATATAGGTAGTGAAGTAAAGGACAAAAGGAGAGTTTCATATCTGCTCCTTAAGCTCAGGAGAGTTTATTAA
- a CDS encoding DNA topoisomerase VI subunit B: MSSEKYTSISPAEFFKRNPELAGFSNPARALYQTVRELVENALDATDVHGILPSIKVLIELSNPEKQVYKVNVEDNGIGIPPHIVPNAFGRVLYSSKYVLRQTRGMYGLGVKAAVLYSQMYQDKPVEVYTSPINSKRIYYFKLKIDVTKNEPVVIERYSVSNDKGWHGTSVTLYLVADWQRAKSRVYEYIKKTYVVAPYSEITFRDPDGNVVYYERITDKLPKPPEEVKPHPYGVDIELIKYLINQLKKPVPVREFLINEFQSIGDITADKILELANITKTKKVNNLTDEEISRLVEVMKKFEDFRPPSAEALSVIGEDIIELSLKKIFNPEFAAAITRKPKAYQGHPFIVEAGIAYGGAIPPSPEPVVLRYANKIPLVYDEKSDVIWKVVSEEIDWKRYGIEEDQPPLVIMVHLCSTKVPYKSAGKESIADVEEIEKEIKLAVMDVARELKIYISEKKKEEEAKKRLITYLKYIPEVSRSLAIFMVNNKEKLNEAQNSLREKLLELVLKRLEIEDKQLLEEIKNYKVEEV; this comes from the coding sequence ATGTCATCTGAGAAATATACAAGTATTTCACCTGCTGAATTTTTCAAGAGAAACCCTGAGCTTGCAGGTTTTAGTAACCCTGCGCGTGCACTTTACCAAACAGTTAGAGAACTGGTTGAAAACGCATTAGACGCTACCGATGTCCATGGGATTTTACCGTCAATTAAGGTCTTAATTGAGCTTAGTAATCCGGAGAAGCAGGTATACAAGGTCAATGTAGAAGATAACGGTATAGGCATACCCCCACATATTGTCCCTAACGCTTTTGGTAGGGTCCTTTACAGTTCTAAGTACGTCTTGAGGCAAACTAGAGGGATGTACGGACTAGGTGTTAAGGCTGCGGTATTATATAGCCAAATGTATCAGGATAAACCTGTTGAAGTCTACACATCACCGATAAATTCCAAAAGGATCTACTACTTTAAACTCAAAATAGACGTAACTAAAAATGAGCCGGTAGTTATTGAGAGGTATTCGGTCTCGAACGATAAAGGGTGGCATGGGACTTCCGTCACATTATATCTAGTTGCAGATTGGCAGAGGGCAAAAAGTAGAGTCTACGAATATATTAAGAAGACTTATGTTGTTGCACCATATTCTGAAATTACGTTTAGAGATCCGGACGGAAATGTGGTTTATTACGAGAGGATAACAGATAAATTACCTAAGCCGCCTGAAGAAGTTAAACCGCACCCTTACGGAGTCGATATTGAACTGATTAAATACCTCATTAATCAATTAAAGAAACCAGTCCCAGTAAGAGAGTTCCTAATTAATGAGTTTCAGAGTATAGGTGACATTACGGCCGATAAAATTCTCGAGCTAGCAAATATTACTAAGACTAAAAAAGTAAACAACTTGACTGATGAAGAGATCTCTAGACTAGTAGAAGTAATGAAAAAGTTTGAAGATTTCAGACCACCTTCTGCTGAAGCCTTATCAGTAATAGGTGAGGACATAATCGAACTTAGCTTGAAAAAGATCTTTAACCCAGAGTTTGCTGCAGCTATTACCAGAAAACCTAAAGCATATCAAGGCCATCCGTTTATTGTAGAAGCCGGGATCGCATATGGGGGTGCAATACCGCCCTCACCAGAGCCTGTAGTACTAAGATACGCTAATAAGATACCATTAGTATATGACGAGAAGTCAGATGTAATATGGAAAGTAGTTAGTGAGGAAATAGACTGGAAGAGATACGGAATAGAAGAAGACCAACCCCCATTAGTTATTATGGTTCATTTATGCAGTACTAAAGTCCCATATAAGAGCGCGGGAAAAGAAAGCATAGCTGACGTAGAAGAGATAGAAAAAGAAATAAAATTAGCTGTAATGGACGTGGCTAGAGAACTTAAAATATATATAAGTGAGAAAAAGAAGGAAGAAGAAGCAAAGAAAAGACTTATTACCTATCTAAAGTATATACCAGAAGTAAGTAGAAGCTTAGCCATATTTATGGTTAATAATAAAGAGAAATTGAACGAAGCCCAAAATTCGTTAAGGGAGAAGCTACTTGAGTTAGTACTAAAGAGGCTTGAAATTGAGGATAAGCAGTTATTAGAAGAAATTAAGAATTATAAGGTTGAGGAAGTATGA
- a CDS encoding DEAD/DEAH box helicase: protein MHRLHCKLQSLIKEKGWDDLTAVQKETFTPIMEGKNVLVIAPTGYGKTEAALLPIFNIMLKTEIKPVAVLYITPLKALINDITLRIEWWTSKLGFSVSRKHGEVPQKEKSLRLKKVPHILVTTPEGLEIDLDWASKFRENYKNIKWIIIDEVHELVNSKRGAQLSVLLERLKEFTNYDFQRIGLSATIGNEQKVAQLVFGSSLRESKVIKVEGARDFEVKIVKVKPKDGEDLWSSTAKLVNQLVEKPTLLFTNSRFSTERLYEELERSKLKNIFIHHSSISKEEKIRVESSLREGKADVVICTRTLELGIHIGDIRKVIMYRPPPTVSSFLQRLGRSGHTINRVSKGEIICLYDYDVLEAISLYELAKSGIVEPPKYMPYMDVVAREIIGITLQYGEIDIDKLYSLIKSSTYYKGLKFEKFLSLIDYMVQSGLLKKDKDKLKIGKTFFKIWRFDKDNKITWMKDFSEFFSFISADETFSLRYENKSIGEIDAVYVYKHLRNNDIVRISGKLWRIVNVDINKMQISVAPANTGNGEIPIWKGENISKSSLLPKQIEKVLFNVNDYLAEEKLIDEESKNAIKKFIDFYVLHQLPLPNTKTIYIENENDEIVYATLINEKIANTLSHALLYLATKRYSLNVSARSSIYGFSIKGVDKDLLQDLIKMDEKQLKSVLMRSIKRSPLFFATLKEIQYSYGKINKITSSEDKIVLEEALKQTVNKYFSINGTIKYVKAIKEGKISIINVNGLSPLGKAVLSHSPIKPWISDLSVRLYQALKGGAYTVEELSEMLGISKKTLELRLKKMRKPNSRHRTCSFIDVDTHEVRWALMEDLKEVAESDDYYNSFNPINLDESYVIVMRAYQSEGTTETVFRVKDLVNNPDEFLKRIPYDEILELKLKDPNDSLVISISPKYYFVKKSIARFLVLNAVSYIQSLKFG from the coding sequence GTGCATAGATTACACTGTAAACTGCAGTCTCTCATTAAGGAAAAAGGATGGGATGACCTAACCGCAGTTCAGAAGGAAACATTTACTCCGATAATGGAAGGAAAAAACGTCCTCGTAATAGCACCTACAGGTTACGGAAAAACGGAAGCCGCATTACTTCCAATATTTAACATTATGCTTAAGACCGAAATAAAACCTGTAGCGGTCCTTTACATTACTCCGTTAAAGGCTTTAATAAATGACATTACTTTGCGTATAGAATGGTGGACGTCAAAACTCGGCTTCTCCGTAAGCAGAAAACACGGAGAGGTCCCCCAGAAGGAGAAAAGTTTAAGGTTAAAAAAGGTCCCCCACATCTTGGTTACAACACCAGAAGGACTAGAAATAGACTTAGATTGGGCTAGTAAATTTAGAGAGAATTATAAGAATATCAAATGGATCATAATAGATGAGGTACACGAACTGGTCAATTCAAAGAGAGGAGCGCAGTTATCGGTTCTCCTTGAAAGATTAAAGGAGTTCACGAATTATGACTTTCAGAGGATAGGGCTTTCAGCTACTATCGGGAACGAACAGAAAGTAGCGCAATTAGTTTTCGGTTCTTCATTAAGGGAAAGTAAGGTCATAAAAGTAGAAGGAGCTAGGGACTTTGAGGTAAAAATAGTTAAAGTAAAGCCAAAGGACGGAGAAGACCTATGGAGTTCTACGGCAAAACTAGTCAACCAGCTAGTAGAGAAGCCTACACTACTTTTCACAAATTCTAGGTTTAGTACGGAAAGGTTATATGAAGAATTAGAAAGAAGTAAGTTAAAAAATATATTCATTCACCACTCATCAATATCTAAAGAGGAAAAAATCAGAGTCGAGAGTAGCCTTAGAGAAGGTAAAGCTGATGTCGTGATATGCACTAGGACACTAGAACTCGGAATACATATAGGCGACATAAGAAAAGTAATCATGTATAGGCCACCTCCTACCGTCTCCTCTTTCCTCCAAAGGCTAGGTAGGAGCGGGCATACGATCAACAGAGTTTCAAAAGGGGAAATCATATGTTTATATGACTACGATGTATTAGAGGCAATATCCCTTTATGAACTAGCTAAGTCCGGAATTGTTGAACCGCCTAAATATATGCCTTACATGGACGTAGTAGCTAGAGAAATAATAGGTATAACGTTACAATACGGTGAAATAGACATAGATAAATTATATTCCTTAATTAAATCTTCAACATACTATAAAGGTCTTAAGTTCGAAAAGTTCCTATCCCTTATAGACTATATGGTTCAAAGCGGTCTCCTTAAAAAAGATAAAGACAAACTGAAAATAGGTAAAACATTCTTTAAGATCTGGAGGTTTGATAAAGATAACAAAATCACATGGATGAAAGACTTCTCGGAATTCTTCTCGTTTATCAGTGCTGATGAGACATTCAGTTTACGCTATGAAAATAAGTCCATAGGTGAGATAGACGCAGTATACGTGTACAAACATTTGAGAAATAACGATATAGTAAGGATAAGCGGAAAACTCTGGAGAATAGTTAATGTCGATATAAATAAGATGCAGATCAGTGTTGCGCCCGCAAATACTGGAAACGGTGAAATACCTATTTGGAAAGGTGAAAATATATCTAAATCCAGTTTATTGCCAAAACAAATAGAAAAAGTCTTATTCAACGTAAACGATTATTTGGCTGAAGAAAAATTAATAGATGAAGAATCAAAAAATGCTATAAAGAAATTTATTGATTTCTATGTACTTCACCAATTACCGCTGCCAAATACAAAGACTATTTACATTGAAAACGAGAACGATGAAATAGTATATGCAACACTAATAAACGAAAAAATAGCGAACACATTATCACATGCCCTCTTATATTTAGCTACTAAAAGGTACTCCTTAAATGTTTCAGCAAGGTCATCCATCTACGGTTTCTCCATCAAAGGCGTTGACAAAGACCTACTACAAGACCTGATTAAAATGGATGAAAAACAACTTAAATCAGTCCTAATGAGGTCAATAAAAAGGTCACCTCTCTTCTTTGCTACACTTAAAGAAATACAATACAGCTATGGCAAAATTAATAAAATCACTAGTTCAGAAGACAAAATTGTCCTAGAAGAGGCATTAAAACAAACTGTAAATAAGTACTTCAGTATTAACGGTACCATAAAATACGTGAAAGCTATCAAGGAAGGGAAGATAAGTATTATTAACGTTAACGGGTTATCTCCTTTGGGTAAGGCGGTCTTAAGCCACTCACCTATTAAACCGTGGATCTCAGACCTCTCTGTCCGTCTTTATCAGGCCTTAAAAGGTGGTGCATATACTGTAGAAGAACTATCCGAAATGCTAGGAATATCTAAAAAGACATTAGAACTCAGGTTAAAGAAAATGAGGAAGCCGAATTCCAGGCATAGGACGTGCAGTTTTATTGATGTTGATACCCATGAGGTGAGGTGGGCATTAATGGAAGACTTGAAAGAAGTTGCTGAGTCAGATGACTATTACAACTCCTTTAACCCTATAAACCTCGATGAGTCCTATGTTATAGTCATGAGGGCTTACCAGTCAGAAGGTACTACTGAAACAGTGTTCAGAGTTAAAGACCTAGTAAATAATCCAGATGAGTTCTTAAAGCGTATACCATATGACGAAATATTAGAACTAAAGTTAAAAGACCCTAACGATTCGCTTGTGATATCGATATCCCCCAAATATTACTTTGTTAAAAAGAGTATAGCCAGATTTTTAGTCTTAAACGCTGTAAGTTATATACAGAGTCTAAAATTCGGATGA
- a CDS encoding signal recognition particle protein Srp54 has translation MLDNLKDAVKKFLGSSDYNKAVNDFIKDLQISLIKADVNIKLVNELTTKIKNRLSSEKPPSTIERREWFISIVYQELSNLFGGNKEPDIMPKKLPYVIMLVGVQGSGKTTTSGKLALFYKKKGYKVGLVAADIYRPAAYDQLIQIGNQINVPVYGEPGNKDAVQIAKNGVEKFLKEKYDVIIVDTAGRHGYGEEVKLLEEMKSIYESINPDEVILVIDASIGQKAYDLASRFHAASPIGSIIITKMDGTAKGGGALSAVAATGATIKFIGTGEKLDELEVFNPKRFVSRILGMGDIEAIIEKMKGVEEYEELEKKMEDVLTGKTKLTLRDVYKQLNAMRKMGPLNKILQMIPGYSILSQIPEEQLKLGEEKIKKFMNIMNSMTYKELDNPDIIDKSRIRRIAKGSGTTPEEVRELLKQYEMTNNLLKMMRRKKGLAKLFEGRDIK, from the coding sequence TTGCTTGATAACCTCAAAGACGCAGTAAAGAAGTTTTTAGGTTCCTCCGATTACAATAAGGCTGTAAATGATTTCATAAAAGATCTCCAAATTTCTCTAATAAAAGCAGATGTAAACATTAAGCTCGTAAACGAACTCACCACAAAAATAAAGAATAGACTGTCAAGTGAAAAACCACCTTCAACAATAGAAAGAAGGGAGTGGTTCATTTCTATAGTTTACCAAGAACTATCTAACCTCTTTGGAGGGAATAAAGAACCCGATATAATGCCTAAAAAGTTGCCTTATGTAATTATGCTAGTAGGTGTACAAGGGAGCGGAAAAACTACAACCTCCGGTAAATTAGCTCTATTTTATAAGAAAAAAGGGTATAAGGTTGGTTTAGTCGCTGCTGATATTTACAGACCGGCAGCTTATGACCAGCTGATCCAAATTGGTAATCAAATTAATGTCCCGGTTTATGGAGAGCCTGGAAATAAAGATGCAGTACAAATAGCTAAAAATGGCGTTGAAAAATTTCTTAAAGAAAAATATGACGTGATCATCGTAGATACAGCTGGAAGACACGGATATGGTGAGGAGGTAAAACTACTGGAAGAGATGAAATCGATTTATGAGAGTATAAACCCTGACGAAGTGATCCTAGTCATTGATGCTTCGATAGGACAAAAGGCTTATGACTTAGCTTCCAGGTTCCATGCAGCAAGCCCGATAGGGTCTATTATAATTACTAAAATGGACGGGACTGCAAAGGGTGGAGGGGCTCTTTCAGCCGTAGCAGCTACTGGGGCTACTATAAAGTTTATAGGGACGGGAGAAAAACTAGACGAACTAGAAGTATTCAACCCTAAAAGGTTTGTTTCTCGTATATTAGGCATGGGAGATATTGAAGCTATAATAGAAAAAATGAAGGGAGTAGAAGAATACGAGGAACTGGAAAAGAAAATGGAGGATGTACTAACTGGTAAAACTAAGCTCACATTAAGGGATGTTTACAAGCAGTTGAATGCTATGAGAAAAATGGGACCCCTAAATAAGATCCTTCAGATGATCCCCGGTTATAGTATCTTGTCCCAGATCCCTGAAGAACAGTTAAAGCTCGGAGAGGAAAAGATCAAGAAATTTATGAACATAATGAATTCCATGACTTATAAAGAGCTAGATAACCCTGATATAATCGATAAGTCTAGGATAAGGAGGATTGCTAAGGGCTCTGGGACAACGCCTGAGGAGGTAAGAGAGCTGCTAAAGCAGTACGAAATGACAAATAATTTATTAAAAATGATGAGGAGGAAGAAAGGGCTTGCAAAACTCTTTGAAGGGAGAGATATTAAATAA
- a CDS encoding deoxyhypusine synthase — translation MKREDLLKEPIEDIALEDLSGTEKILSILNRVYGFSAEAIVRGAKILQDMVKEADLRFLSFTANLVSTGLRGLFADLIRKGYFNIVITTGGTIDHDIARSNGGKYYKGFFDYDDSMLRDMEIHRLGNVLVPFESYGKVIENVVRKNVDEIIKIKKEWPVYELLWEFGKRIEDKNSILRAAYERKVPIIVPGVVDGSFGTNLFISSQFNGLKLNLFEDMRLIKDLVFSCRKSGALIIGGGISKHHTIWWNQFKDGLDYAVYVTTAQEYDGSLSGAKPREAISWNKIKPSSENVVIYGDATVILPILSVSLLV, via the coding sequence ATGAAAAGAGAAGACCTACTTAAAGAACCGATAGAGGATATAGCACTAGAAGACCTTAGTGGGACAGAGAAAATACTAAGTATCCTAAACAGAGTATACGGCTTCTCAGCAGAAGCAATCGTGAGAGGGGCTAAAATTTTACAAGATATGGTAAAAGAAGCTGATTTGCGCTTCCTATCATTTACAGCTAACCTAGTTTCTACTGGTCTTAGAGGCCTTTTTGCCGATCTCATCCGTAAAGGGTACTTCAATATAGTGATAACTACCGGAGGGACTATTGATCACGATATTGCTAGAAGTAACGGAGGTAAGTATTACAAGGGGTTCTTCGATTATGACGACTCAATGCTTAGGGATATGGAAATCCATAGGCTTGGGAATGTGCTTGTCCCGTTCGAGAGTTACGGTAAAGTTATTGAAAATGTTGTTAGGAAGAACGTAGACGAGATTATAAAAATAAAGAAAGAGTGGCCAGTGTACGAACTACTATGGGAGTTTGGGAAAAGGATAGAAGATAAGAACTCTATACTCAGAGCGGCGTATGAAAGGAAAGTCCCTATTATAGTCCCCGGTGTTGTTGACGGGTCATTTGGTACTAACCTATTTATCTCTTCTCAATTTAACGGCCTTAAACTCAATTTATTTGAAGACATGAGATTGATTAAAGACTTAGTGTTTTCATGCAGAAAGTCAGGGGCATTAATAATAGGTGGAGGGATAAGTAAGCACCATACGATCTGGTGGAACCAGTTTAAAGATGGGCTAGACTATGCGGTTTATGTTACCACAGCTCAAGAGTACGACGGAAGTCTTAGCGGTGCAAAGCCTAGAGAAGCAATATCATGGAATAAGATAAAGCCTTCAAGTGAAAACGTAGTAATCTACGGAGATGCTACTGTAATTCTTCCGATACTGTCAGTATCCTTATTAGTATAG